In Kitasatospora sp. NA04385, a single genomic region encodes these proteins:
- a CDS encoding TetR/AcrR family transcriptional regulator, which translates to MNGRTPTLRERQRARTRQLLQTHAVRLFTERGYDAVTVADVAEAAGVSPMTVYRHFPTKEDLALVDRPARLIAERVAASSAAQPLVRRVGGALVEAAAALTREHRDGAPDDPDGADGADGADGNENGDADGDGPAVDRGFLLDCLRLMVTTPALRARHLDSQYALQEAVLAALARADADADTDADAGPRTAPAPAPDPDAVFRARAATSACLAAMHTALTCWAEDDGRGDLPDLISRALAASFGEDAFPARREA; encoded by the coding sequence ATGAATGGACGGACCCCAACCCTGCGGGAGCGCCAGCGCGCCCGCACCCGGCAGCTGCTCCAGACCCACGCGGTGCGGCTGTTCACCGAACGCGGCTACGACGCGGTGACGGTGGCCGACGTCGCCGAGGCCGCCGGAGTCTCGCCGATGACGGTCTACCGGCACTTCCCCACCAAGGAGGACCTCGCCCTGGTCGACCGGCCCGCCCGGCTCATCGCCGAACGCGTCGCCGCCTCGTCCGCCGCCCAGCCCCTGGTCCGCCGGGTCGGCGGCGCGCTGGTGGAGGCGGCCGCCGCGCTGACCCGCGAGCACCGGGACGGCGCCCCGGACGACCCGGACGGCGCGGACGGCGCGGACGGCGCGGACGGGAACGAGAACGGGGACGCGGACGGGGACGGACCGGCCGTGGACCGGGGCTTCCTGCTCGACTGCCTGCGCCTGATGGTCACCACGCCCGCCCTGCGGGCCCGGCACCTGGACAGCCAGTACGCCCTGCAGGAGGCCGTCCTCGCCGCCCTGGCCCGCGCGGACGCCGACGCCGACACGGACGCCGACGCCGGTCCCCGCACCGCCCCCGCACCCGCCCCCGACCCCGACGCCGTCTTCCGTGCCCGGGCGGCGACCAGTGCCTGCCTGGCCGCGATGCACACGGCGCTGACCTGCTGGGCCGAGGACGACGGGCGCGGCGACCTGCCCGACCTGATCTCCCGGGCACTGGCCGCCTCCTTCGGCGAGGACGCCTTCCCCGCCCGCCGGGAGGCCTGA